A single Oryctolagus cuniculus chromosome 16, mOryCun1.1, whole genome shotgun sequence DNA region contains:
- the LOC100347193 gene encoding olfactory receptor 7A10-like — MQPGNDTRSLEFLLLGFSEDPTLQPLIFGLFLSMYLVTVAGNLLIILAILSDNHLHTPMYFFLSNLSLVDICFTSTIVPKMLVNIQTQSKAISYAGCITQMFFFLLFVELDNFLLVVMAYDRFMAICQPLHYAVVMKPQLCVQLVLVCWVISVLHALLHSLLVLRLSFYTHLEIPHFFCELNQVIHSACSDTFLNDLILYFVSVLMSGGSLAGILYSYSNIVSSIRAISSAQGKHKAFSTCASHLSVISLFYGTGIGVYLSSAVTQNPHTTSMASVMYTVVTPMLNPFIYSLRNEDIKKALKRSLEGKL, encoded by the coding sequence ATGCAGCCAGGGAATGATACACGAAGTTTAGAATTCCTTCTCCTGGGATTCTCAGAGGACCCAACGCTGCAACCCCTCATATTTGGGCTCTTCCTTTCCATGTACCTGGTCACTGTAGCTGGGAATCTGCTCATCATCCTGGCCATCCTCTCAGACAACCAcctccacacacccatgtacttcttcctctccaacctgtCCTTGGTGGACATCTGCTTCACCTCCACCATCGTCCCCAAGATGCTGGTGAACATCCAGACGCAGAGCAAAGCCATCAGCTATGCAGGCTGCATCACCCAGATGTTCTTCTTCCTGCTGTTTGTAGAGTTGGACAACTTTCTTCTGGTTGTGATGGCCTATGACAGGTTTATGGCCATCTGTCAGCCTTTGCACTATGCAGTCGTCATGAAACCCCAGCTCTGTGTGCAGCTGGTGCTGGTGTGCTGGGTCATCAGTGTCTTGCATGCCTTGTTACACAGCCTCCTGGTGCTGCGGCTGTCCTTCTACACACACTTAGAAATCCCTCACTTCTTCTGTGAACTGAACCAGGTGATCCACAGCGCCTGCTCTGACACCTTTCTTAATGAtctcattttgtattttgtatctGTGCTGATGAGTGGAGGTTCCCTGGCTGGGATCCTGTACTCCTACTCTAATATTGTCTCCTCCATCCGTGCCATCTCCTCAGCCCAGGGGAAGCATAAAGcattctccacctgtgcctctcacctcTCTGTCATCTCCTTATTTTATGGAACAGGAATAGGTGTCTACCTTAGCTCTGCTGTTACCCAAAACCCACACACAACTTCAATGGCCTCAGTGATGTACACCGTGGTcacccccatgctgaaccccttcatctacagcctgaggaatgAAGACATAAAGAAGGCCCTGAAGAGATCTTTGGAAGGAAAACTATGA